A genomic window from Syngnathus typhle isolate RoL2023-S1 ecotype Sweden linkage group LG18, RoL_Styp_1.0, whole genome shotgun sequence includes:
- the LOC133143223 gene encoding microtubule-associated protein tau-like isoform X1 → MLTLTPLPRAPSCLAVASMDHATANANMAALSLNEHHHENGVAAHAAKMDNGAAEKKSQTPVSKMSIRAQPDATSGQSSPGTPKSPSSQALAGKPVGDAHKVKKVAVVRSSPKSPGSLKTPTTLAAAPPMPDLKTVKSKIGSTGNIKHQPGGGKVQILDQKVDYSNVQSKCGSKANIKHVPGGGNVQILEKKLDLSGVQARCGSKDNLKHTPGGGKVQIVHKKVDLSSVSSKCGSKANIHHKPGGGNVEIKNEKLDFKVQSKVGSLGNISHVPGGGQKKIESHKLNFRESAKARTDHGAEIISLEDSPTRQLSTVSSSGSLNMADPPQLSTLADRVSASLARQGL, encoded by the exons ATGCTAACACTTACGCCTCTTCCACGGGCCCCATCCTG CCTCGCCGTCGCCAGCATGGACCACGCCACCGCCAATGCCAACATGGCCGCCTTGAGCCTCAACGAGCACCATCACGAGAATGGCGTTGCAG CTCATGCCGCCAAGATGGATAACGGAGCCGCGGAGAAG AAGTCTCAAACTCCggtgagcaaaatgtccatCAGAGCTCAGCCAG ATGCCACCAGCGGCCAGAGCAGTCCCGGGACACCCAAGTCTCCCTCCAGTCAGGCGTTGGCCGGCAAGCCGGTGGGCGATGCCCACAAGGTGAAGAAAGTAGCAGTGGTGCGGAGCTCCCCAAAGTCGCCCGGTTCCCTGAAGACCCCGACCACTCTGGCAGCCGCGCCGCCCATGCCGGACCTGAAGACAGTCAAGTCAAAGATCGGATCCACCGGAAACATCAAGCACCAGCCAGGCGGTGGCAAG GTGCAGATCCTGGACCAGAAGGTGGACTACAGTAACGTCCAGTCCAAATGTGGCTCCAAAGCCAACATTAAACACGTGCCTGGAGGCGGTAAT GTTCAAATCCTGGAGAAGAAGTTGGACCTGTCAGGTGTCCAAGCCCGCTGCGGCTCCAAAGATAACCTCAAGCACACCCCGGGCGGCGGCAAG GTCCAAATCGTCCACAAAAAAGTGGACCTGAGTAGCGTGTCATCCAAGTGCGGCTCCAAAGCCAACATCCACCACAAACCAG GTGGCGGCAATGTGGAGATAAAAAATGAGAAGCTGGATTTCAAAGTTCAATCCAAGGTGGGCTCACTTGGAAACATCAGTCACGTGCCAGGAGGTGGACAGAAAAAG ATCGAGAGCCACAAGCTGAACTTCCGTGAGAGCGCCAAGGCGCGTACGGACCACGGCGCCGAGATCATCTCCCTGGAGGACTCGCCCACCCGCCAGCTCAGCACCGTGTCGTCGTCCGGCAGCCTCAACATGGCAGATCCGCCCCAACTGTCCACACTGGCCGACCGGGTCAGCGCCTCGCTCGCCCGCCAGGGGCTGTGA
- the LOC133143223 gene encoding microtubule-associated protein tau-like isoform X3: protein MLTLTPLPRAPSCLAVASMDHATANANMAALSLNEHHHENGVAAHAAKMDNGAAEKKSQTPVSKMSIRAQPDATSGQSSPGTPKSPSSQALAGKPVGDAHKVKKVAVVRSSPKSPGSLKTPTTLAAAPPMPDLKTVKSKIGSTGNIKHQPGGGKVQILDQKVDYSNVQSKCGSKANIKHVPGGGNVQILEKKLDLSGVQARCGSKDNLKHTPGGGKVQIVHKKVDLSSVSSKCGSKANIHHKPGGGNVEIKNEKLDFKVQSKVGSLGNISHVPGGGQKKRGKKGELSPSHAATAPPHSSQTVWPAAAKMEDANREPQAELP, encoded by the exons ATGCTAACACTTACGCCTCTTCCACGGGCCCCATCCTG CCTCGCCGTCGCCAGCATGGACCACGCCACCGCCAATGCCAACATGGCCGCCTTGAGCCTCAACGAGCACCATCACGAGAATGGCGTTGCAG CTCATGCCGCCAAGATGGATAACGGAGCCGCGGAGAAG AAGTCTCAAACTCCggtgagcaaaatgtccatCAGAGCTCAGCCAG ATGCCACCAGCGGCCAGAGCAGTCCCGGGACACCCAAGTCTCCCTCCAGTCAGGCGTTGGCCGGCAAGCCGGTGGGCGATGCCCACAAGGTGAAGAAAGTAGCAGTGGTGCGGAGCTCCCCAAAGTCGCCCGGTTCCCTGAAGACCCCGACCACTCTGGCAGCCGCGCCGCCCATGCCGGACCTGAAGACAGTCAAGTCAAAGATCGGATCCACCGGAAACATCAAGCACCAGCCAGGCGGTGGCAAG GTGCAGATCCTGGACCAGAAGGTGGACTACAGTAACGTCCAGTCCAAATGTGGCTCCAAAGCCAACATTAAACACGTGCCTGGAGGCGGTAAT GTTCAAATCCTGGAGAAGAAGTTGGACCTGTCAGGTGTCCAAGCCCGCTGCGGCTCCAAAGATAACCTCAAGCACACCCCGGGCGGCGGCAAG GTCCAAATCGTCCACAAAAAAGTGGACCTGAGTAGCGTGTCATCCAAGTGCGGCTCCAAAGCCAACATCCACCACAAACCAG GTGGCGGCAATGTGGAGATAAAAAATGAGAAGCTGGATTTCAAAGTTCAATCCAAGGTGGGCTCACTTGGAAACATCAGTCACGTGCCAGGAGGTGGACAGAAAAAG CGAGGGAAGAaaggcgagctgagcccttccCACGCCGCCACCGCCCCCCCTCACTCATCTCAGACAGTCTGGCCGGCAGCCGCCAAGATGGAGGACGCCA ATCGAGAGCCACAAGCTGAACTTCCGTGA
- the LOC133143223 gene encoding microtubule-associated protein tau-like isoform X2, with translation MDHATANANMAALSLNEHHHENGVAAHAAKMDNGAAEKKSQTPVSKMSIRAQPDATSGQSSPGTPKSPSSQALAGKPVGDAHKVKKVAVVRSSPKSPGSLKTPTTLAAAPPMPDLKTVKSKIGSTGNIKHQPGGGKVQILDQKVDYSNVQSKCGSKANIKHVPGGGNVQILEKKLDLSGVQARCGSKDNLKHTPGGGKVQIVHKKVDLSSVSSKCGSKANIHHKPGGGNVEIKNEKLDFKVQSKVGSLGNISHVPGGGQKKIESHKLNFRESAKARTDHGAEIISLEDSPTRQLSTVSSSGSLNMADPPQLSTLADRVSASLARQGL, from the exons ATGGACCACGCCACCGCCAATGCCAACATGGCCGCCTTGAGCCTCAACGAGCACCATCACGAGAATGGCGTTGCAG CTCATGCCGCCAAGATGGATAACGGAGCCGCGGAGAAG AAGTCTCAAACTCCggtgagcaaaatgtccatCAGAGCTCAGCCAG ATGCCACCAGCGGCCAGAGCAGTCCCGGGACACCCAAGTCTCCCTCCAGTCAGGCGTTGGCCGGCAAGCCGGTGGGCGATGCCCACAAGGTGAAGAAAGTAGCAGTGGTGCGGAGCTCCCCAAAGTCGCCCGGTTCCCTGAAGACCCCGACCACTCTGGCAGCCGCGCCGCCCATGCCGGACCTGAAGACAGTCAAGTCAAAGATCGGATCCACCGGAAACATCAAGCACCAGCCAGGCGGTGGCAAG GTGCAGATCCTGGACCAGAAGGTGGACTACAGTAACGTCCAGTCCAAATGTGGCTCCAAAGCCAACATTAAACACGTGCCTGGAGGCGGTAAT GTTCAAATCCTGGAGAAGAAGTTGGACCTGTCAGGTGTCCAAGCCCGCTGCGGCTCCAAAGATAACCTCAAGCACACCCCGGGCGGCGGCAAG GTCCAAATCGTCCACAAAAAAGTGGACCTGAGTAGCGTGTCATCCAAGTGCGGCTCCAAAGCCAACATCCACCACAAACCAG GTGGCGGCAATGTGGAGATAAAAAATGAGAAGCTGGATTTCAAAGTTCAATCCAAGGTGGGCTCACTTGGAAACATCAGTCACGTGCCAGGAGGTGGACAGAAAAAG ATCGAGAGCCACAAGCTGAACTTCCGTGAGAGCGCCAAGGCGCGTACGGACCACGGCGCCGAGATCATCTCCCTGGAGGACTCGCCCACCCGCCAGCTCAGCACCGTGTCGTCGTCCGGCAGCCTCAACATGGCAGATCCGCCCCAACTGTCCACACTGGCCGACCGGGTCAGCGCCTCGCTCGCCCGCCAGGGGCTGTGA